One Olsenella sp. oral taxon 807 DNA segment encodes these proteins:
- a CDS encoding DUF2442 domain-containing protein, with amino-acid sequence MLFHKVRDVAALSDMRLSVQFANGATKVYDTKSLDRRFPAFRALRNGALFGSVEVDQGGYGIVWGDDLDLSCDELWENGMKVKTPFDGLMSFSDASELWGLSESTLRKAVAYGKRKPKLAWDNE; translated from the coding sequence ATGTTGTTTCATAAGGTGAGGGATGTTGCCGCACTGTCCGACATGAGGCTCAGCGTCCAGTTTGCGAACGGGGCCACCAAAGTGTACGACACGAAATCCCTCGACAGGAGATTTCCCGCTTTCAGGGCACTCAGGAACGGGGCGCTGTTCGGGTCCGTAGAGGTGGACCAGGGCGGTTACGGGATCGTCTGGGGCGATGACCTCGATCTGTCATGCGACGAGCTGTGGGAGAACGGTATGAAGGTCAAGACGCCCTTTGACGGGCTCATGTCGTTCTCGGACGCAAGCGAGCTCTGGGGCCTGAGTGAGTCGACGCTGCGTAAAGCCGTGGCGTACGGCAAGAGAAAGCCGAAACTCGCGTGGGATAACGAGTAA
- a CDS encoding DNA-binding protein, whose amino-acid sequence MRYLSVAEIARLWGISARGVRNYCIQGRVPGAFLTGKTWSIPADARKPARLNGRRVAPTPLLARLREEMSARTSGGIYHKVQVELTYNSNHMEGSRLTRDQTRLIFETSTISPQGEGVRVDDVIEASNHFRCVDHIISHAGEALSESLLKDLHGTLKASTSASGRDWFAVGDYKLLPNEVGGRETTAPENVAREVRGLISSYEANRALTLEDIVSFHVSFERIHPFQDGNGRVGRLVMFKECLRHGIVPFVIGDDTKFFYYRGLSRWDKERGWLMGTCLSAQDSFKGWLDYYRIPYFG is encoded by the coding sequence ATGAGATACCTTTCGGTTGCAGAGATCGCCAGACTTTGGGGTATCTCCGCTAGGGGCGTGCGCAACTACTGCATACAGGGGCGCGTGCCGGGCGCCTTCCTCACGGGGAAGACATGGAGCATCCCGGCCGACGCGAGGAAACCGGCTCGCCTGAACGGGCGACGAGTGGCGCCTACCCCACTTCTTGCGAGACTTCGCGAGGAGATGTCCGCGCGAACTTCGGGGGGCATCTACCACAAGGTGCAAGTTGAGCTTACCTACAACTCCAACCACATGGAGGGCAGCAGGCTTACCCGCGACCAGACACGCCTCATCTTCGAGACCTCTACGATTAGCCCGCAAGGGGAGGGCGTGCGCGTCGATGATGTGATCGAGGCCTCCAACCACTTCCGTTGCGTCGATCACATCATCAGCCATGCAGGCGAGGCCCTCTCCGAGTCGCTGCTGAAGGACTTGCACGGGACCCTCAAGGCATCCACGAGTGCCTCGGGCAGGGACTGGTTCGCCGTGGGCGACTATAAGCTGCTGCCCAACGAGGTTGGAGGCCGCGAGACGACCGCCCCAGAGAACGTCGCACGGGAGGTGCGCGGTCTCATATCCTCCTATGAGGCGAATCGTGCCCTGACGCTCGAGGACATCGTGTCCTTCCACGTGTCGTTCGAGCGCATCCATCCCTTCCAGGACGGCAACGGCCGCGTTGGCCGGCTCGTCATGTTCAAGGAATGCCTGCGCCATGGGATAGTGCCGTTCGTCATCGGTGATGATACAAAGTTCTTCTACTATCGTGGCCTGTCTCGGTGGGACAAGGAGAGGGGGTGGCTCATGGGCACGTGCCTCTCGGCTCAGGACAGCTTTAAGGGGTGGTTGGACTACTATCGCATTCCGTACTTCGGCTGA
- a CDS encoding Fic family protein: MWPSITHETCAWERDPDELALIPKSRRRKILSSYEAAVPATIASEAVSLPRGLSQRILEVEVAMARFDQAQAVRSYDLPALLLRSESSSSSQIERLTSSVRNVALAELTDKAPANALTIAGNVAAMREALRQQGPIDIDSICDIHDTLMANVTEEGLRDEQVWIGGSPYSPHGASFVPPHAARVRGCLDDLVTFGRREDMPSVTKAALFHAQFETIHPFTDGNGRTGRVILHRMLALDEALLHATLPISAGLLHDVKRYMGALDAYHEGEIEPIVSCLADALELAVVIGSRIAADVDVILGTWRSSNADRAGSASHRLPALLVEQPVVDVGFVSRRLGITDRAGRALIQTACKRGILSKMGNARRGAFYQATDLIGILEEASSLQGIRRIAAR, from the coding sequence ATGTGGCCGAGCATCACGCACGAGACGTGCGCATGGGAACGTGACCCAGATGAGCTGGCACTCATCCCCAAGAGCCGCAGGAGGAAGATTCTATCGAGCTACGAGGCCGCAGTTCCCGCGACCATCGCCAGCGAGGCGGTCAGCCTACCACGGGGACTGTCACAGCGCATCTTGGAGGTGGAGGTCGCCATGGCGCGCTTCGACCAGGCACAGGCAGTACGCTCCTACGACCTCCCGGCGCTGCTCCTCAGGAGCGAGTCCTCATCTAGCTCCCAGATCGAGCGGCTGACGTCCAGCGTACGCAACGTGGCGCTCGCCGAACTGACGGACAAGGCTCCTGCTAACGCCCTGACAATCGCTGGCAACGTCGCTGCCATGCGTGAGGCCTTGCGCCAGCAAGGACCCATCGACATCGATTCGATATGCGACATCCACGACACACTCATGGCAAACGTCACCGAAGAGGGCCTGCGGGACGAGCAGGTGTGGATAGGCGGTTCCCCCTACAGTCCCCATGGCGCCTCGTTCGTCCCTCCGCATGCCGCAAGGGTGCGCGGATGTCTTGATGACCTTGTGACGTTCGGGCGCCGCGAGGACATGCCGTCTGTGACGAAGGCAGCGCTCTTCCACGCGCAGTTCGAGACCATACACCCATTCACGGATGGCAACGGTCGCACGGGGCGCGTAATCCTGCACCGCATGCTGGCACTGGACGAGGCCCTGCTGCACGCGACCCTGCCCATCTCGGCGGGGCTTCTGCACGACGTAAAGAGGTACATGGGAGCGCTCGACGCGTACCATGAGGGAGAGATCGAGCCCATCGTCAGCTGCCTAGCCGACGCATTGGAGCTTGCCGTCGTCATAGGCTCCCGGATCGCCGCAGACGTTGATGTTATCCTGGGCACGTGGCGCTCCTCAAACGCCGACCGCGCCGGTTCGGCCTCGCACAGGCTTCCTGCCCTGCTTGTTGAGCAGCCGGTGGTCGATGTCGGCTTCGTGTCCAGACGCCTTGGCATCACCGACCGCGCGGGGCGCGCCCTCATCCAGACCGCCTGCAAGCGAGGGATACTCTCGAAGATGGGCAACGCGAGGCGAGGCGCGTTCTATCAGGCGACCGATCTCATCGGGATACTCGAGGAAGCGTCGAGCCTCCAGGGCATCCGCAGGATCGCAGCGCGGTAG
- a CDS encoding Abi family protein, with amino-acid sequence MEYTKPFLTFEQQADLLMNDRGMVADRDDLTNHLRDMGYYRLSGYWHIHKKQGSDEFQEGTTFRRVWDMYVFDRQFRLVVFDAVERVEVYMRTQLAYILAEQTGPFGFLDRGKLPRLSEKRYGHFIEKCHDTYGRAKRGEPFAKHFHNKYGDHHDLPPYWILVNVMDFGMVVALYKGSPVLVRKQIAHNLGINTTVLDSWLLTVNTVRNICAHHGRLWNRTIGNPPKIPRSQPKWRDPYDVKNDKMFGTLTMLSYLLERIAPDTSWRKRLLDMMFGLTRRNQERMGFTGEWRECLLWKPYLSNTESTEG; translated from the coding sequence ATGGAATATACTAAGCCCTTTCTCACCTTTGAGCAGCAGGCTGACCTCCTCATGAATGACCGAGGTATGGTTGCTGACCGAGACGACCTTACTAACCATCTTCGGGACATGGGCTACTATCGCCTGAGTGGCTACTGGCACATCCACAAGAAACAGGGCTCGGACGAGTTCCAGGAGGGTACCACGTTCCGTCGCGTCTGGGACATGTACGTGTTCGATCGGCAGTTCCGCCTCGTGGTCTTTGATGCCGTAGAGCGCGTGGAGGTCTACATGCGCACGCAGCTCGCATACATCCTTGCCGAGCAGACCGGCCCCTTCGGCTTCCTGGACAGGGGGAAGCTCCCCAGACTGAGCGAGAAGCGCTACGGGCACTTCATCGAGAAGTGCCACGACACCTATGGGAGGGCCAAGAGAGGCGAGCCCTTCGCCAAGCACTTCCACAACAAGTACGGTGACCACCACGACCTGCCGCCCTACTGGATACTCGTGAACGTGATGGACTTCGGCATGGTGGTCGCCCTCTACAAGGGCTCACCCGTACTCGTGAGGAAGCAGATTGCGCACAACCTGGGCATTAACACCACGGTGCTCGACTCATGGCTGCTGACCGTCAACACCGTGCGCAACATCTGTGCCCACCACGGTCGCCTCTGGAACAGGACCATCGGTAACCCGCCTAAGATCCCGAGGTCACAACCTAAGTGGCGCGACCCCTATGACGTGAAAAACGACAAGATGTTTGGCACGCTCACCATGCTGAGCTACCTACTCGAGCGTATTGCACCAGACACGAGCTGGCGCAAGCGCCTGCTGGACATGATGTTCGGGCTCACGAGGCGCAACCAGGAGCGCATGGGCTTCACGGGTGAATGGCGCGAGTGTCTATTATGGAAGCCATACCTGTCCAATACCGAAAGCACGGAGGGCTAG
- a CDS encoding ATP-binding protein: MFKRKIYSVMQEWKLRSDGKTALLIEGARRVGKSTVVEEFAKNEYRSYILIDFAEAAHDVRELFEDVSDLNYLFLQLQLRYSVRLFERESLIIFDEVQLCPMARQAIKKLVKDGRYDYIETGSLISIRKNTAGILIPSEEERVQMRPMDYEEFMWARGNDSTLSLLKDAFVSKAQLGEQTNRRLMRDFRLYMLVGGMPQIVDTYLQTNNLREIDGAKRMIINLYEEDFHKISPSGVLALLFDAIPAQLARKSSRYHVSSILANRRAADILEEIAELHESKTVLVAYHANDPNVGMSSNVNLEKFKLYLADTGLFVTLSFKDADMTENAVYEKLLADRLPANLGAVYENVVAQELVAHGHRLFYHTWPKEGANRNYEIDFLVPDGKKICPVEVKSSKYSTHPSLDAFSQKYPSRVGSQYLVYTKDMRSDGAITCVPTYMSCFL; encoded by the coding sequence ATGTTCAAACGCAAAATCTACAGTGTCATGCAGGAGTGGAAGCTTCGCTCCGACGGTAAGACGGCGCTGCTGATCGAGGGTGCGCGACGCGTCGGCAAATCAACCGTTGTTGAGGAGTTCGCAAAGAATGAGTACCGTAGCTATATCCTCATCGACTTTGCCGAGGCGGCGCACGACGTCCGGGAACTCTTCGAGGACGTGTCGGACCTGAACTACCTTTTCCTCCAGCTCCAGCTACGCTATTCGGTCCGCCTCTTCGAACGAGAGTCTCTTATCATCTTCGACGAGGTGCAGCTCTGCCCCATGGCGAGGCAAGCCATAAAGAAGCTTGTCAAGGACGGGCGCTATGACTACATCGAAACGGGTTCGCTTATCTCGATACGAAAGAACACTGCGGGCATCCTCATTCCAAGTGAGGAAGAGCGAGTCCAGATGCGTCCCATGGACTATGAGGAGTTCATGTGGGCACGTGGCAACGATTCGACGCTATCCTTGTTGAAGGATGCCTTTGTCTCGAAGGCACAGCTTGGTGAACAGACGAACCGAAGGCTCATGCGTGACTTTCGTCTCTACATGCTTGTGGGCGGGATGCCACAGATTGTCGACACCTACCTGCAGACGAACAACCTCCGGGAGATAGACGGCGCCAAACGGATGATCATCAACCTGTATGAGGAAGACTTCCACAAGATCAGCCCATCGGGAGTGCTGGCACTTCTCTTCGACGCCATACCGGCACAGCTAGCGAGGAAGTCATCGCGGTACCACGTGTCAAGCATCCTTGCCAACCGCCGGGCTGCAGACATCCTTGAGGAGATTGCCGAGCTGCACGAGTCTAAGACCGTGCTGGTCGCCTACCATGCAAACGACCCGAACGTGGGGATGTCCTCGAACGTCAACCTAGAGAAGTTCAAACTATATCTTGCGGATACCGGATTGTTCGTTACCCTCTCATTCAAGGATGCGGACATGACCGAGAACGCTGTGTACGAGAAGCTGCTCGCCGACAGGCTTCCCGCGAACCTAGGGGCCGTGTATGAGAATGTCGTGGCGCAGGAGCTGGTTGCACACGGGCACCGGCTCTTCTACCACACGTGGCCAAAGGAGGGGGCAAATCGCAACTACGAGATCGACTTCCTCGTCCCTGATGGGAAAAAGATCTGCCCGGTCGAAGTCAAGTCGTCCAAGTACAGCACGCACCCTTCGCTCGACGCGTTTAGCCAGAAGTACCCCTCGAGGGTCGGCAGCCAGTATCTGGTCTACACGAAGGACATGCGCAGCGACGGTGCGATTACCTGCGTTCCAACATACATGTCTTGCTTCTTGTAG
- a CDS encoding ATP-binding protein, with the protein MRKDLKNRQRYLDEALMFRDTDLIKVVTGVRRCGKSSLLALVRNALESEQVKGRSFVGLNLESMTCSVNTAEELYAYFRERLSDDGRTYIFLDEPQRIAGWQDAVNAMRVDFDCDIYLTGSNAYLLSSELSTYLSGRYVEVGMLPLAFAEYADFCGVSFKPGSVVALDLFGEPVLFDDLFERYLAYGGMPAIASLEVRQAEHAAYMSSIYEAVASRDIVNRERNRRQSRVTNPELLRNVADFLADNIGNQVSASSIASTLTSAGVRTSHPTAASYISALNEAYLFYRVSRYDLHGKAILRTNPKEYIVDLGLRSYLGGYRATDMGRIFENIVYLELCFRGYSVHVGKIYGKEIDFVAVKDGERLYIQVADELSNELTKKRELASLRSLRDAFPKMVIVRKGSYETDVDGIRIVRARDFFLDNWQ; encoded by the coding sequence ATGCGAAAGGACCTCAAGAACAGGCAGCGCTATCTAGACGAGGCGCTCATGTTCAGGGACACCGACCTCATCAAGGTCGTTACCGGCGTGCGTCGCTGTGGAAAGTCGAGTCTGCTCGCCCTCGTCCGTAACGCGCTCGAGTCCGAGCAGGTCAAGGGGCGGAGTTTCGTCGGACTTAACCTCGAGAGCATGACATGTTCTGTGAACACCGCAGAGGAACTGTATGCCTACTTCCGCGAGAGGCTGTCGGATGATGGACGCACCTACATCTTTCTCGATGAGCCCCAACGCATTGCTGGTTGGCAAGATGCTGTCAATGCCATGCGCGTGGACTTCGACTGCGACATCTACCTTACGGGCTCGAACGCCTACCTGCTCTCGAGCGAACTCTCCACGTACCTGTCGGGACGCTACGTCGAGGTCGGGATGTTGCCGCTCGCCTTTGCCGAATACGCAGACTTCTGTGGCGTCTCGTTCAAGCCTGGCAGCGTCGTCGCTCTCGACCTCTTTGGCGAGCCGGTGCTGTTCGACGACCTGTTCGAACGATACCTGGCGTATGGCGGGATGCCAGCCATCGCCTCTCTCGAGGTCCGGCAGGCAGAGCATGCCGCGTACATGTCGAGTATCTATGAGGCGGTGGCGTCCCGCGATATTGTCAATCGCGAGCGGAATAGGCGGCAGAGCCGCGTGACAAACCCGGAACTTCTGCGAAACGTGGCCGACTTTCTTGCCGACAACATAGGAAACCAGGTCTCCGCGTCCAGCATCGCAAGCACCCTGACATCTGCGGGCGTCAGGACCTCCCATCCAACCGCCGCGTCGTACATCTCCGCCCTCAACGAAGCGTACCTCTTCTATAGGGTGTCCCGTTACGACCTACACGGCAAGGCAATCCTGAGGACGAACCCCAAGGAGTACATCGTTGACCTTGGCCTCAGATCATATCTTGGCGGTTACAGGGCAACCGACATGGGTCGGATCTTCGAGAACATCGTGTACCTGGAGCTTTGTTTCAGGGGGTATAGTGTGCACGTTGGCAAGATTTACGGCAAGGAGATCGACTTCGTAGCGGTAAAAGACGGCGAGAGGCTCTACATCCAGGTGGCCGATGAGCTGTCCAACGAGTTGACCAAGAAGCGCGAACTCGCATCGCTGAGATCACTCAGGGACGCATTCCCAAAGATGGTTATTGTGAGGAAGGGCTCATACGAGACTGACGTCGACGGCATTAGGATTGTTCGGGCACGCGACTTCTTTTTGGATAACTGGCAGTGA